From the genome of Pseudomonas sp. gcc21, one region includes:
- a CDS encoding acyl-CoA dehydrogenase family protein — protein MVIETTEIRPSEDVPSYMTEERQMIQEVARNFAMKEVLPVANELDPINGEIPMSLRDQMSAMGFFGILIPKEYGGLGLGCFEYCLVAEELARGWMSVASIMARGNGAGNGFTDEQKAKYLPRMASGEYLGAFALSEPNAGSDVANLSTRARRDGDEWVINGSKMWCTFADGADYLTVMARTDPNVDPKARHKGISAFHIPKERGSLPQGVKGTPVNKIGYRGWKTFELAFDNCRVPANALIGEEGNAFYTIMGKLEIARAHTAARSIGLARGALEDAIKYAHQREQFGQPIANFQAIRFKIADMAAEIEAARQLMYYVATEIDSGRRCDKESSMVKLYAAEMSERVTSEGLQIHAGAGYTTDFAAERYWRDARLTKIFEGTSEIQKRIISDRLLGPAKS, from the coding sequence ATGGTCATTGAAACCACAGAGATCAGACCCTCCGAGGACGTCCCTTCCTATATGACGGAAGAGCGCCAGATGATCCAGGAAGTAGCGCGAAACTTCGCCATGAAGGAGGTGCTACCGGTTGCCAATGAGCTGGATCCCATCAATGGCGAGATTCCCATGTCGCTGCGCGACCAGATGAGCGCCATGGGCTTTTTTGGCATCTTGATTCCAAAAGAATATGGCGGTCTTGGCCTGGGTTGCTTCGAATACTGCCTGGTGGCGGAGGAGCTCGCTCGGGGCTGGATGAGCGTAGCCAGCATCATGGCGCGGGGTAACGGCGCCGGTAACGGTTTTACCGATGAGCAGAAAGCGAAGTACTTGCCACGTATGGCGAGCGGGGAATACCTCGGGGCTTTTGCACTATCGGAACCCAACGCGGGTTCTGACGTGGCCAATCTGTCGACCCGGGCCCGCCGCGATGGCGACGAATGGGTCATCAATGGCTCCAAAATGTGGTGCACCTTCGCCGACGGCGCGGATTATCTCACGGTTATGGCGCGCACCGATCCGAATGTCGATCCCAAGGCTCGCCACAAAGGCATCAGTGCCTTCCACATTCCCAAGGAGCGCGGCTCCTTGCCACAGGGCGTCAAAGGCACACCGGTCAACAAGATAGGTTATCGCGGCTGGAAAACCTTCGAGCTGGCGTTCGACAACTGTCGGGTCCCGGCTAACGCTCTGATTGGCGAAGAAGGCAACGCCTTCTACACCATCATGGGCAAGCTGGAAATTGCACGGGCGCATACCGCCGCACGTTCGATCGGACTGGCGCGTGGTGCGCTCGAAGATGCAATCAAATACGCCCACCAGCGGGAACAGTTTGGTCAGCCTATCGCCAACTTCCAGGCGATCCGCTTCAAGATCGCCGATATGGCGGCGGAAATCGAGGCGGCCAGACAGCTGATGTATTACGTCGCCACCGAAATCGATAGCGGAAGACGCTGCGATAAGGAGTCTTCGATGGTGAAGCTGTACGCGGCGGAAATGTCCGAACGCGTCACCAGCGAAGGCCTGCAGATTCATGCCGGAGCCGGGTATACCACGGACTTTGCAGCCGAACGCTACTGGCGGGACGCCCGCCTCACCAAAATTTTCGAGGGTACCTCCGAAATACAGAAGCGCATTATCTCGGACCGACTGCTGGGGCCTGCCAAATCATGA
- a CDS encoding CoA ester lyase: MKTAAIRPRRSVLYMPGVNQRAMEKAKGLDSDAVVLDLEDAVVPAKKDEARSLVCDQVAAGGYGYREMVIRVNAVGTPWHDEDIAAAVRAGPDAILVPKVEDAAMARGCLDRIQSAGGGPALWVMIETPEGVANVDAIAAVSGVKVLVMGTSDLVKELRVEAVPDRLPLLYALSRTIIAARRYGLDALDGVSLDLKDQPAFEASCRQGRELGFDGKTLIHPTQVEPANRLFGPAGDDVEQARRVLEAWQTAEADGRGVAVLDGMMIENLHADQARRVVAFADALASRPMV, from the coding sequence ATGAAGACAGCAGCAATCAGACCCAGACGATCAGTGCTTTACATGCCCGGGGTCAATCAGCGCGCCATGGAGAAGGCCAAAGGGCTGGATTCGGACGCGGTGGTGCTGGACCTGGAGGATGCGGTGGTACCCGCCAAAAAAGACGAAGCCAGAAGCCTGGTCTGCGATCAGGTGGCAGCGGGCGGCTACGGCTACCGGGAAATGGTGATTCGGGTAAACGCGGTGGGCACCCCCTGGCATGACGAGGATATCGCCGCGGCGGTAAGAGCCGGTCCCGACGCGATACTCGTGCCCAAGGTCGAGGATGCTGCAATGGCAAGGGGCTGCCTCGATCGCATCCAGAGCGCCGGTGGCGGTCCGGCGCTCTGGGTCATGATCGAGACTCCGGAAGGGGTGGCCAACGTCGATGCAATTGCCGCGGTCAGTGGCGTCAAAGTACTGGTGATGGGCACCTCTGATCTCGTCAAGGAATTGCGAGTTGAAGCGGTCCCTGATCGCCTCCCCCTACTGTATGCACTGTCGCGAACGATCATTGCCGCCCGCCGGTACGGGCTGGACGCACTTGATGGCGTTTCCCTCGACCTCAAGGATCAGCCTGCGTTCGAGGCCAGTTGCCGCCAGGGACGCGAACTTGGATTCGATGGGAAAACATTGATTCATCCGACCCAGGTTGAACCCGCGAATCGCCTGTTCGGCCCGGCTGGAGATGATGTGGAGCAGGCCCGGCGAGTGCTGGAGGCCTGGCAGACAGCAGAGGCTGACGGACGCGGTGTGGCTGTGCTAGACGGCATGATGATCGAAAACCTGCACGCAGACCAAGCCCGGCGCGTGGTCGCCTTCGCCGATGCGCTGGCTTCCCGGCCGATGGTTTAA
- a CDS encoding MmgE/PrpD family protein: MTSSYNPEQAPILATKAITDFVSNLKYEELPQSAIELAKHCFLDWLGVAIAGSREPLVGLLVAQAEEEGGNPVCTVVGLDHKCAPGWAALINGAAGHALDFDDVVSAMGGHPSVPVFPALLASAELHPTTGQQFISAFIAGFEAECRVGTLAAPAHYARGFHATGTIGTFGAAAACAHLHQFDSDEWETTFGLAAAQAAGLKCMFGTMTKPFHAGKAAANGFLAARLARRGFSANVGALEAEQGFIATQADGLNWDGVRVMDADLGIAKVMFKYHAACYLTHATIEAVLRLQAEHQVAAGDVAEIVVKVPPGHLRVCNIQEPETGLEAKFSLRFTTALAFFGRRTDDHAFNDAAASEPELIAIRDKVRVEPIDSLPNNYSSEVEVVLHSGHRLRSSADVSRATPHHEMPAQWKKLSAKFVGLVEPVLGATTAHALIDGVASLEALHDMTSIISLARAN; the protein is encoded by the coding sequence ATGACGAGCTCATATAATCCAGAGCAAGCCCCTATATTGGCAACTAAGGCAATTACGGACTTTGTATCAAATCTCAAGTACGAAGAGTTACCGCAGTCTGCCATTGAGCTCGCGAAGCACTGCTTCCTCGACTGGCTTGGGGTAGCTATAGCTGGATCGCGTGAGCCTCTGGTTGGCCTTCTTGTGGCTCAGGCTGAAGAAGAAGGCGGAAACCCGGTGTGCACCGTAGTCGGGCTGGATCACAAGTGCGCGCCAGGCTGGGCGGCTCTGATCAACGGCGCGGCAGGTCACGCACTGGACTTTGATGATGTGGTTTCCGCCATGGGTGGCCATCCATCCGTGCCAGTCTTTCCAGCCCTACTGGCCTCGGCCGAACTTCACCCGACCACAGGCCAGCAGTTCATTTCAGCATTTATAGCGGGATTCGAAGCCGAGTGTCGGGTCGGGACACTGGCAGCGCCCGCGCACTATGCGCGTGGGTTTCATGCTACGGGTACGATCGGCACATTTGGAGCAGCCGCAGCTTGCGCCCATTTGCATCAGTTCGATAGCGATGAATGGGAAACAACGTTTGGTTTGGCGGCAGCACAGGCCGCTGGCCTCAAGTGCATGTTTGGCACCATGACCAAACCATTTCACGCAGGAAAGGCCGCCGCCAACGGCTTCCTCGCGGCCCGGCTGGCCCGGCGCGGCTTCAGCGCTAACGTGGGTGCATTGGAGGCCGAGCAGGGCTTCATAGCAACTCAGGCTGATGGCCTGAATTGGGATGGCGTGCGGGTAATGGACGCTGATCTGGGTATAGCCAAGGTCATGTTCAAGTATCACGCCGCCTGCTACCTGACCCACGCCACTATAGAAGCCGTCCTCCGGCTCCAGGCCGAGCACCAGGTTGCCGCCGGTGATGTTGCGGAGATAGTGGTCAAGGTGCCGCCTGGCCACCTGCGCGTCTGCAATATCCAGGAACCCGAGACCGGGCTGGAAGCAAAGTTCAGCCTCAGGTTCACCACCGCCCTGGCCTTTTTTGGCCGCCGTACAGACGACCACGCCTTTAACGATGCGGCGGCGAGCGAGCCGGAGCTGATCGCCATCAGGGACAAGGTGCGAGTGGAGCCTATCGATTCGCTGCCTAACAACTACAGCAGTGAGGTGGAAGTCGTCCTCCACAGCGGCCATAGACTAAGGTCATCCGCGGACGTGTCCCGCGCTACACCACACCACGAGATGCCAGCCCAGTGGAAAAAACTCAGCGCAAAGTTTGTCGGCCTGGTCGAGCCCGTGCTCGGTGCGACTACTGCGCATGCGCTGATCGACGGTGTCGCCTCGCTCGAGGCTCTGCATGACATGACAAGCATTATCTCTCTGGCACGCGCCAACTAG
- a CDS encoding CaiB/BaiF CoA-transferase family protein: protein MSDWKRNGSGPLAGVTVLDLSQMLAGPYCSMMLSDLGAEVIKIEPLGGDQTRRQGPHFDDDEARHFGGYFHSVNRNKASVTLDLKHPDGRDVLLRLVEQSDVLLENFRVGVMDRLNLGYETLRTVNPKLVYACIRGFGDPRTGESPYAHWPAYDVVSQAMGGLMGITGPDPDSPIKVGPGVGDIFPASQTAFGIAAALLHAERTGEGQFLDVAMYDSILALCERIVYQYSYTGEVPRPQGTTHPLLCPFDNFPTSDGWVTIAAPRENLWQELCRIIGQPELGTDPRFENNRARVQNAGDVRRILAEWCSQRTKKQVMHELGGYVPAGPINTAEDIFNDPHIAARDMLMHLEHPGSKRLGTFAAPPIKLKGTPASPARRAPLLGEHTAEVLRSLGYSDAELATLADNRAIGTFSKG from the coding sequence ATGAGCGACTGGAAGCGCAACGGCAGCGGGCCGCTCGCGGGCGTCACCGTGCTTGACCTGAGCCAGATGCTGGCCGGGCCGTACTGCTCAATGATGCTTAGCGACCTGGGCGCCGAGGTGATCAAGATCGAGCCCCTCGGCGGCGACCAGACGCGCCGGCAGGGGCCGCACTTTGACGACGACGAAGCGCGTCATTTTGGTGGCTACTTTCACAGCGTCAACCGCAACAAGGCGAGCGTTACCCTGGATCTGAAGCATCCCGATGGGCGCGACGTGCTGCTACGCCTGGTAGAGCAGTCCGATGTGCTGCTGGAGAATTTTCGGGTTGGCGTCATGGACCGGCTGAACCTGGGTTATGAAACGCTACGTACCGTGAATCCCAAGCTGGTGTATGCCTGCATACGCGGGTTCGGCGATCCCCGTACAGGAGAGAGTCCCTATGCTCACTGGCCCGCTTACGATGTGGTCTCCCAGGCCATGGGTGGCCTTATGGGTATCACCGGTCCCGATCCCGACAGCCCGATAAAAGTCGGACCGGGGGTGGGCGATATCTTTCCGGCGTCCCAAACCGCGTTCGGTATCGCCGCTGCACTGCTGCACGCTGAGCGCACGGGGGAGGGCCAGTTCCTTGATGTGGCGATGTACGACAGCATCCTCGCTCTATGTGAGCGGATCGTTTACCAGTACAGCTACACCGGTGAGGTACCCAGGCCTCAGGGAACAACCCATCCGTTGTTGTGCCCGTTCGATAACTTCCCGACCTCCGACGGTTGGGTCACGATCGCGGCCCCCAGGGAAAACCTCTGGCAGGAGCTGTGTCGCATCATTGGTCAGCCGGAACTCGGCACTGACCCGCGCTTCGAGAACAACCGCGCTCGGGTGCAAAACGCGGGAGATGTGCGTCGTATTCTCGCCGAATGGTGTAGCCAGCGGACCAAGAAGCAGGTCATGCACGAACTTGGCGGCTATGTCCCTGCCGGGCCCATCAATACCGCGGAAGACATTTTCAACGATCCCCACATCGCAGCCCGGGACATGCTCATGCACCTTGAGCATCCGGGTAGCAAACGGCTGGGCACCTTCGCCGCGCCCCCCATCAAGCTCAAGGGCACGCCGGCCAGCCCGGCCAGGCGCGCACCTCTGCTAGGGGAACACACCGCCGAGGTACTGCGAAGCCTCGGCTATTCCGACGCGGAACTGGCGACACTCGCCGATAACCGCGCCATTGGCACTTTCTCAAAAGGATAA
- the dctP gene encoding TRAP transporter substrate-binding protein DctP — MRNTKVGLASKLTLASLALAAVFTTASFDAQARQISYASASPPTETGINKALSWWAQELESRTDGEVSVNVHYMGSLVKLKDAVGGISSGVADAGYVIPAYSQARMPLHYLSTTAEGSGDQYVTMEAWRRMYDKFPQLQEELDRNNMVYLSHYSIGPGVLISKDTPFFTPDDFGGKKIRLASLWAKAASLEPWNVNPVNLTFPDIYTALGRGTIDGAQSYLNYVIPYRHHEIVNHVVEPSLGQQTNIVVMNKRVYENLSQKTRAVIEELKGEWLVRQARGDIEDNLNAREELENHPEYPTKVHQLNEEQRKVWAEAVKGSARDNLEQTAKRNSIAKELYGAYLEEINIVAKEVEQNGYPWE, encoded by the coding sequence ATGCGCAATACGAAAGTTGGCTTAGCCTCAAAATTGACCCTCGCAAGCTTAGCGCTAGCGGCAGTGTTTACCACCGCCAGCTTCGATGCTCAGGCTCGGCAAATATCATATGCGAGTGCAAGCCCCCCAACCGAAACTGGGATAAACAAAGCCCTTAGCTGGTGGGCACAGGAGCTAGAAAGCCGGACGGATGGTGAGGTTTCGGTAAATGTTCACTACATGGGTAGTCTGGTTAAGCTAAAAGACGCTGTAGGAGGCATCAGCTCTGGGGTTGCTGATGCGGGATATGTTATTCCCGCATACTCTCAAGCCAGGATGCCACTGCACTACTTGTCAACTACGGCCGAGGGAAGCGGCGATCAGTACGTCACGATGGAAGCATGGCGTCGTATGTATGACAAATTTCCGCAGCTCCAAGAAGAGTTAGACCGTAATAATATGGTGTACTTGTCGCACTATTCGATCGGGCCTGGAGTTCTTATTAGCAAAGACACCCCGTTTTTTACACCGGACGATTTTGGTGGCAAAAAAATCCGTTTGGCATCGCTTTGGGCAAAAGCAGCGAGCCTGGAACCCTGGAACGTTAATCCTGTTAATTTAACATTTCCTGATATCTATACCGCTCTCGGTCGGGGAACGATAGATGGCGCGCAAAGCTATCTCAACTACGTAATTCCTTATCGCCATCACGAAATCGTCAACCACGTAGTGGAGCCCAGTCTTGGGCAGCAGACCAATATCGTCGTCATGAATAAGCGGGTATATGAAAATTTATCCCAGAAGACCAGAGCGGTCATTGAAGAATTGAAAGGCGAGTGGCTTGTCCGCCAGGCACGTGGGGATATAGAAGATAATTTGAATGCTCGGGAGGAGCTTGAGAATCATCCAGAATATCCTACAAAAGTTCACCAGCTCAACGAAGAGCAGCGGAAAGTCTGGGCCGAAGCAGTCAAAGGGTCCGCGCGTGACAATTTAGAACAAACGGCGAAGCGGAACAGTATTGCAAAAGAGCTCTACGGCGCATATCTCGAAGAGATAAACATAGTTGCCAAAGAAGTTGAACAAAACGGATATCCTTGGGAATAG
- a CDS encoding MaoC family dehydratase — translation MSEIDDLLSKARKWPKGNGLDDMQVGQIFEHHWGRTLSEADNTQFSTMTLHFNPLYFNGEYAREHDHPGVVINPMLVFLTVFGLSVEDLSESGGAFLGVEDLSFHQPVYPGETLTARSKVVDLRDSGSRPNAGIAIWHTEGFNQRGERVIDFHRTNMIAKRLEGK, via the coding sequence ATGAGTGAAATAGATGACCTGCTAAGCAAGGCCAGGAAGTGGCCCAAAGGCAACGGGCTCGACGATATGCAGGTGGGCCAGATATTCGAACATCATTGGGGCCGCACACTTAGTGAGGCGGATAACACGCAATTCAGCACTATGACCCTGCATTTCAATCCGCTCTATTTTAATGGCGAATATGCGCGGGAGCATGACCATCCCGGCGTCGTGATCAACCCGATGCTGGTGTTTCTCACCGTTTTCGGACTGTCTGTGGAAGATCTGAGCGAGTCCGGCGGCGCATTCCTGGGTGTCGAGGATCTCAGCTTCCATCAGCCCGTGTATCCCGGCGAAACGCTGACTGCGCGCAGCAAAGTCGTCGACCTTCGTGATTCTGGAAGCCGTCCCAATGCTGGCATCGCGATCTGGCACACCGAAGGATTCAACCAGCGGGGCGAGCGAGTCATCGATTTCCACCGCACCAACATGATCGCCAAGCGGCTAGAAGGAAAGTAG
- a CDS encoding SDR family NAD(P)-dependent oxidoreductase yields MEQTNKPLAGKTALITGSGQNIGKSIALRFAQAGANVVVNGSRNRDKVDAVVAEIKSLGGQALPYMCDVSDPDAVAGMVDSANEHFGGIDIAISNVGRRLHQPFLDVSIVDWRKVLETNLSSVFYLNRLVLPNMQEQGWGRLIHVSGYDGFTGHILNRAHNIACKAGMHGFTKALAREFGPSGITVNTVVPGAINTERDWSQYPNTDVEKKKATIPVRRWGEVEDIAEGCLYLCTDGAGFVNGQALHLNGGEFMF; encoded by the coding sequence ATGGAACAAACAAACAAGCCACTCGCTGGAAAGACAGCACTGATAACAGGCTCCGGTCAGAACATCGGCAAGTCGATCGCGCTGCGGTTTGCCCAAGCTGGCGCAAATGTCGTGGTAAACGGATCCCGTAACCGAGACAAGGTTGACGCTGTGGTTGCCGAGATCAAAAGCCTGGGCGGGCAGGCGTTGCCCTACATGTGCGACGTCTCGGATCCAGATGCCGTTGCCGGCATGGTCGATTCAGCGAACGAGCACTTCGGCGGGATAGACATTGCAATCTCGAATGTCGGCCGGCGCCTGCACCAGCCTTTTCTCGACGTTTCTATCGTAGACTGGCGCAAGGTTCTGGAAACCAACCTGAGCTCGGTGTTCTACCTCAACCGTTTGGTCCTGCCGAACATGCAGGAGCAAGGTTGGGGCAGGCTAATTCACGTCTCGGGTTATGACGGGTTCACCGGCCACATCCTCAACCGCGCCCACAACATCGCCTGCAAGGCCGGCATGCATGGATTCACCAAGGCACTGGCGCGGGAGTTTGGCCCGTCAGGCATAACTGTCAACACGGTGGTGCCCGGCGCGATCAATACGGAGCGAGACTGGAGCCAATATCCCAATACTGATGTGGAGAAGAAAAAAGCGACCATCCCCGTTCGCCGTTGGGGTGAGGTAGAGGACATCGCCGAGGGCTGTTTATACCTGTGCACTGACGGAGCTGGCTTTGTAAATGGCCAGGCGTTGCACCTCAATGGTGGCGAGTTCATGTTCTAG
- a CDS encoding TRAP transporter large permease → MDPQTVGIVVTIGMITLLLLRVPIAVVLVTSGYVGMVLVVAARGQDFNIQAGMDTANSFLGSLPFSSTSDYTFTTIPMFLLMGYLATEGGFTRDIYASARLWLGRVPGGLAVASSVGCALFAAISGSSLATAAAMGRMAVPEMLARGYHKGLATGVVAASGTLGSLIPPSILIILYAVFTEQSIAKLFVAGIIPGLLSLGIYVGMIMVRAKLNPSLAPLVERSTTKEKVSSLKSTWGMLLLIGVIVSGLYSGMFTPSEAGAIGAAVAFALCLFSGRMDRKKANAAFSETLKTTSMLFAAIIGAYMVTSFTALTGIAGDLAAWAGGFDVPPWVIIASLSVLYVFLGTFMGSIEIMLLTLPIVIPIVEGLDYNMIWFGIIMIKYLEIGLISPPIGINCFIIKAVVGGEVSIGQIFKGVTWFLVADVATIVLLVAFPQIVMFLPDMM, encoded by the coding sequence ATGGATCCCCAAACTGTTGGCATCGTAGTGACAATAGGAATGATAACACTGTTGCTGTTACGAGTACCTATTGCTGTTGTGCTTGTAACATCAGGGTACGTCGGTATGGTGCTGGTGGTCGCTGCCCGAGGTCAAGATTTCAACATCCAAGCAGGCATGGACACGGCAAACTCATTCTTGGGAAGCTTGCCATTTTCAAGCACCTCCGATTATACGTTTACAACCATCCCGATGTTTCTTTTGATGGGCTACCTCGCAACAGAAGGAGGATTTACTAGAGATATTTATGCCTCTGCCCGGCTTTGGCTGGGCCGCGTCCCAGGCGGTCTTGCTGTCGCATCAAGCGTAGGATGCGCGCTGTTTGCTGCGATTAGTGGCTCTAGTCTTGCTACCGCGGCAGCGATGGGCCGGATGGCTGTTCCGGAAATGCTCGCTCGCGGGTATCACAAAGGACTCGCGACGGGTGTGGTGGCAGCATCTGGTACTCTCGGCTCTTTAATTCCCCCAAGTATTCTTATTATTCTTTATGCAGTATTTACCGAGCAGTCGATCGCGAAGCTGTTCGTTGCGGGTATTATTCCTGGCCTATTGTCGCTGGGTATATATGTGGGGATGATCATGGTGCGCGCGAAACTGAATCCTTCGCTAGCGCCGTTGGTTGAGCGCTCCACTACGAAGGAAAAGGTCAGTTCGCTGAAAAGTACGTGGGGTATGTTGCTTCTTATCGGCGTGATTGTAAGCGGCTTATATTCTGGTATGTTCACACCTTCGGAAGCTGGGGCGATCGGCGCGGCTGTAGCTTTCGCGTTGTGTCTTTTCTCCGGCCGTATGGATCGAAAAAAAGCTAATGCGGCATTTTCTGAAACGTTGAAAACCACGTCGATGTTATTCGCGGCAATCATTGGCGCATACATGGTGACGTCTTTCACCGCATTGACTGGAATAGCTGGTGATTTGGCAGCCTGGGCAGGCGGTTTCGATGTGCCGCCATGGGTCATTATAGCCAGTCTGTCAGTGCTCTATGTGTTTTTGGGGACATTTATGGGTTCGATCGAGATTATGTTGCTCACCCTTCCTATTGTTATACCGATTGTGGAAGGGCTGGATTACAACATGATCTGGTTTGGAATTATAATGATTAAATACCTGGAAATAGGTCTCATATCGCCGCCCATAGGGATCAACTGTTTTATTATTAAGGCTGTTGTCGGTGGAGAGGTTTCCATTGGGCAGATATTTAAGGGTGTTACCTGGTTTCTCGTCGCGGATGTGGCGACTATCGTATTGCTCGTGGCTTTCCCTCAGATCGTCATGTTTCTTCCGGATATGATGTGA
- a CDS encoding TRAP transporter small permease — protein sequence MSMIGYNLNRYMNAVDRWLIRFAQLLLGTMVLITFISVFGRTFLNWSVPDDLLIAELLMVGLVFLPLSWVQSMGAHLEVTVLTDHFPKFIQNALVSIALLIGLIIFGGMAYVSWQSAYEAYIFDELAYNSVLDLRDWPAKMLIPFGLAWWCLRIIVQIIWPATRHEAGSEFKTVLRETEHLNETP from the coding sequence ATGTCCATGATTGGCTACAACCTAAATCGTTATATGAATGCTGTCGATCGGTGGCTCATCCGGTTTGCACAATTACTGCTCGGAACTATGGTGCTGATTACTTTTATATCAGTATTTGGCCGTACGTTCCTGAACTGGTCTGTGCCCGACGACCTGTTAATTGCGGAACTTCTCATGGTGGGTCTGGTATTTTTGCCCTTGAGCTGGGTCCAGTCCATGGGAGCGCACTTGGAAGTTACGGTACTTACCGATCACTTTCCTAAATTTATCCAGAACGCCCTGGTTTCGATAGCACTCCTGATTGGGCTGATAATATTTGGCGGAATGGCTTACGTTAGCTGGCAAAGTGCTTACGAAGCTTACATCTTCGATGAGCTCGCCTATAACAGCGTACTTGATCTCAGGGATTGGCCTGCGAAGATGCTAATCCCCTTTGGTCTCGCATGGTGGTGTCTGCGAATAATAGTCCAGATAATCTGGCCAGCCACCCGCCATGAGGCTGGATCGGAATTCAAGACAGTGCTGCGCGAGACTGAGCATCTGAATGAAACGCCTTGA
- a CDS encoding CoA ester lyase gives MRLRRSELSTPGSSEKMMVKAAASDADLVFLDLEDSVAPNEKASARAKIIHALNTLDWGNKTRAVRINNIETEYAYLDIIEIVEGAGDNLDMIIIPKVKSAKDVWWVDVLLTQMETRLGRTKKIALEVLIEEVEAMINAEEIALSSPRLEALIFGPGDYSASQGVDTRAIGSSDGYPGDIWHYARNKVIIAARAAGIEMVDGPYAGIKNPEGYREECKRSRILGASGKWAIHPSQIDIANDEYSPSQESVDRARKLAAAYAQAEAEGLGAVAVDGDMVDAASIRILQNTIRKADLIGM, from the coding sequence ATGCGTTTACGTCGCTCAGAACTGTCCACACCGGGCAGCAGTGAAAAAATGATGGTCAAAGCCGCCGCCAGCGATGCGGATCTGGTGTTCCTCGACCTTGAAGATTCCGTCGCGCCGAACGAGAAAGCTTCGGCCCGAGCGAAGATCATCCATGCGCTCAACACCCTTGACTGGGGCAACAAGACCCGGGCGGTGCGCATCAACAATATCGAAACCGAGTATGCCTATCTGGACATCATCGAGATTGTCGAAGGGGCAGGCGACAACTTGGACATGATCATTATCCCGAAGGTTAAATCTGCCAAGGATGTCTGGTGGGTCGATGTGCTCCTGACCCAGATGGAAACCCGCCTCGGCCGGACCAAAAAAATTGCCCTGGAAGTGCTTATTGAAGAGGTCGAGGCCATGATCAACGCGGAGGAAATCGCGCTTTCCTCACCGCGGCTGGAAGCCTTGATCTTCGGGCCGGGCGACTATTCCGCCTCGCAAGGGGTCGATACCAGGGCTATCGGTAGCAGTGACGGGTATCCAGGAGACATCTGGCATTACGCCCGCAACAAAGTGATTATCGCCGCCCGCGCTGCGGGGATCGAGATGGTTGATGGCCCCTATGCCGGCATCAAAAATCCCGAAGGTTACCGGGAGGAATGTAAGCGTTCGCGCATCCTTGGTGCCAGCGGCAAGTGGGCTATCCACCCAAGCCAGATCGACATCGCAAACGACGAATATTCTCCCTCCCAAGAAAGCGTCGACCGGGCGCGCAAGCTGGCCGCCGCCTATGCCCAGGCGGAAGCCGAAGGGCTTGGCGCGGTGGCGGTTGACGGCGACATGGTTGATGCCGCCTCGATCCGGATTCTTCAGAACACCATTCGCAAAGCCGACCTCATCGGCATGTAG
- a CDS encoding MaoC family dehydratase yields MSYPLSGLTGRDNYFENFAVGDVYEHARGRTITEMDNVLITLQVMNTAQGHFNEHRMEQSPFGQRINFGGITASFIIGLASEDTAEQALEELGLNKIRFSSPVFHGDTLYAFSEVLNKEDCDRDDAGILTFRHVGINQNKTVVFTGERRVMIKRQSHWGAR; encoded by the coding sequence ATGAGCTATCCACTATCTGGCCTGACTGGCCGCGACAACTATTTCGAAAACTTTGCCGTCGGAGATGTTTACGAACATGCCCGTGGCCGCACCATCACTGAGATGGACAACGTGCTCATTACCTTGCAGGTGATGAATACAGCCCAGGGCCACTTCAACGAGCACCGCATGGAGCAGTCGCCCTTCGGGCAAAGGATCAATTTCGGCGGCATCACGGCCTCTTTCATCATCGGCCTGGCTTCAGAGGACACCGCGGAGCAGGCGCTGGAAGAGCTGGGTCTCAACAAGATCCGGTTCAGCAGCCCGGTATTCCACGGCGACACCTTGTACGCCTTCAGCGAGGTACTCAACAAGGAAGATTGCGACCGGGACGATGCCGGGATCCTGACCTTCCGACATGTGGGTATCAACCAGAACAAGACCGTCGTATTCACCGGTGAGCGACGCGTCATGATCAAGCGTCAGAGCCATTGGGGCGCGCGATGA